TTTGAGATTTTCATTGGTGATTTCCATGACTATGGGCTGGGGTTGGTCACGTGACGATGATGTGTATGAGGAGCTTCAGAAGCCAGACGAGGAGAGGAAGCCCTTGCCCCTTGATGAAGATCTTCCTGGAATGGGTCAATTCTACAACTTTCACTGTGagtaaattatctaaaaataattttttgtttttttttttctatattgcAAAATAAATTAGCTAGTTCACTATTtagcaaaataaagaaaaaaatgggcTAGTTCACtaattttctcctctctttttttccGTTTACTAAATGCTAGTTAATAGCttttttatatgagatttaCATTTTTTACGagctttcaattttttcctcttattttatctattatttcctttttctggtgataattatattaattggtatttaacatttttttcacATAGGCGGcattcttcaaaattttcccgcttaaatatattttagaatcATATATTACCGACGCCTCAATCCGATCTATCTTCCATTGAAGATTTTACTCTCTCAGACTTTGCTAGAGTTATATTATAGTGTCGCTTCTCAGTTTTTTCTTGATACGTTTATCTATTTCAAAAATTGTTTACTATTTTAATCGAtgatcaaaaaatcaatttcattgttttttttctctgttgaaggttggatgatatttttttatttgtgttcaTCGTATCTTTGATAGATTTTAGATATGGTGGGTtctagatcacttgattgcaaatattttttttatttttcttttcttcttattcatgattttttatttttttttaacagtgtattttttcaattttagagcTACAGGCTATGTTGATTCTTGCAACGTTGGTTCTTGCAGatggtttttaatttataataataattattgtcaAAAGAAGAATACAGTAAAAGCAGAGCAGATGGATCCAATTTTAGCCCttatgttttcttctttcttgccAGTTCAATTTGAAGCAAATTGCAAATTAAAATTTGGGGATAATTGTTCTccttaaatattatattatattagaaataaaataaaatatatttgttatatataatatattatatatttattgtctTCTGCCAAAGCTTctgcaaatatataatatatattatatgtttgttgCAACGCTTGcagatgtataatatatatatatatttattatattattattaatataattattataaggaGAAGGCAGTAAAAGCACTGCCttctttttgaaaatgtaattttagCCTCCATGTGTTCAATTTGAAGTTGTAATTTTGGAAGGTATAAGAGGGGATAGACTGCTGCAGCAGGCGCATCGCGCCAGCAAagggaaaattaaaaaactatataaattatgtgacatgtattaaaatataataacttgtATAGCACATATTATTGTATAAATGTTAAATGCTCaatgttttattctttttaaattgattGCAGGTTATAGCAACAATGGCACCAGGGGGACGCAATCTAAGgcgaaaaaaaatacaaggcaCAAATATCCAATTACCAACTATCACAACTAGGAAAAATTGCCAACAAGAATCTATTTCAAATGTACAAAATATTGAGAAAGGTAAACAATTGTTATTCTTAAATTACTCATTTtagtttattatatgttatatattattattaaaatattctatTGTCGTTAGGTGGGCGTGTTCTTCGCCAAAAGACTATAAATAGAACAGCAATACAATTCAATTCTGATAAAATAGATGGATCCAATGAGTAAGAATTCACTCTTCCTACTACTAATTGTTTAGAAAATGGTAAACTCTACTTTTATAcatgagtttatttattttatttttgtgtactTAATTGTTTTATGCACATATTATTgcataagatttttttttgtattgtagGAACTTTGTGAGATTAACAAAAACAATCAATCAAAGTTGAAGTACAATCATGTAATGGGCTCAAAAGCTTTTGTAGTAGCTCGATTTGAAATTGTAAGTCATTTCAATTTGttactttttgttttattattatgtatgaatattatatcttatttaatTGTTAAGACATGCAAATATGATAGGCTGAGAAAATGAATAATGGTGTGGAACTTGATAGAATTGAATTCTATAAACACACCCACTATAGTAAAGGAAAGGGATGGTCATCAGTGGATGCAGAGACTAATTATGTaagaatgtttttattttattaatagtaatttttttttagaaattatttatttcttaaatatatgtGTTCTTTTGTTTATAGGAtaaaatgaaagagttacaaTCTAAAGTTATTTTAGAAAGTGAAAGACAATTGATAATTGATGAGATTGTGGATGAGGTAATGGGGAAAAAATCTGGTTATGTGAAAGGCTTAGGTTATGGTCCAAAACCTATTGCAAATGCTTCAAAGTCTGCACATAAAAGAGCAATAGAGCTTGAAGAAGCTCTTAAAAGGACACGTGATGAGGCAGTTAATTCTCAACGTGAGCTATTGGATCGACTAAATACTACTGAAACATTAGTGGATACTCAACAAGCACAAATTGGAGATTTAAATTCTCAATTGGCATCTGTTTTAGCGACACAACAACAATTGATTGAAAGTTTAACTGCTTCAGGATTTATATCAATTACTAATGATTTAAGGTATTTTGATTTACTTTgcttttttaattcaatttattgttattacaagaaaaagataattaaaatataacttgATTTTGTGATTACTTTGTTTGATGTAGCAATAATAAGAGTTGATTTGATTCTAATAGGTATATATTTCTACCTTtactatttaatatatttttttatgtgtctatacttgagttattaattttaaataatttaattcatttatattttattacagaTTAATTAGATGATTGACACTAAGAGATAGAAGGATCGACAAGCATCAAGATAGTAGGGGGATCGACAAGCATCAAGATGGTAGAGGGATGGATAAGCATTAGTTTTTGTGGAAAtggatttgtttattttttttagggctTTTAGTATTTTTGTAACTTTAAGGAGGATTCATTTGAGTATTTGATtggtattaaattttatatttaatgaatggtatatttttttaactttttatgtgAACCAAAgtagtattaatattttatgtttaattgataattttgtaaTTCAGTTATATTATTGCAAAAgatgttaattttattgttttatcttATAGtgttttttaagagaaaaattataatttaatttagtgatagtaatattatattttcaaaaatagatttagtTATGtggttataaaatttttattttaatttataagaattagttacaaaattatcataaattataaataattaattataaaaaagattattatcataaaaaataaaaaatataatagtgaCGAAAATAgccataaatatttaaaataaataaattttataataagatataatgtaaattgtgacaaaatgaTGTGtgataataaataaagtaattagggacaaaaatttttgtcaaaaaatatcaTGTAAATAGTGACGATGGATTTCGTTGTAAAATATACGATaattttatgacaaaaatttttgtaacaaaataaaaatagttagtGACAAAAGGATTTCGTctttaacataaaaattaatagtaacgaatcaattttatcataaaatataaagtattttgtgacaaaaatttgtCACCAAAGCAAACAAAACCCTCACTTTAGTgacaaaagtaaaataaatatagttaCAAAATAAATTGTAGTTAATTAGAATTTCGTCACCAAATAGCCTCACTTGAAGTCTCTTACTTGGTTCCTTAGtgacaaaatatgatttttattgaCGATATATCAACTAttatatgacaaaatattttgtcgctaTTGGTTCACATTTGATGACGAAAATAATTTCGTTGCCTTTTCTTAATATTTGGTGACGAAATCATTATTCGTCACTCAATATCTTTAGTGACGCGATTTTAGGGACGAAAGATTGACGAAATATTTTTCATCCCTAAacatttttagtgacaaaaatcTAATATTAGGTGACAAAAAATTTTGTAACTAAACgttaaatttcttgtagtgcatGGTAGCCGGTTACTTGAATGGCCGTGACATATGGGCACTGGCGATGTTCATCTAAGCCTGAGATACAATCAATAAAACAAGCCAAAAATATcgcaaaaaataacaatatatttcCCAATCAAAAATCGTTATGCAATGAGATTTTGTCAATAAATAAGACAGAGATACaaaaggctctaataccaactgttaaaaaaattaaataaaacacactTACTGTTAGGtttgaatagcaatggcaccaacaccaagagggaggtgaattgggttgttttaaaaaattgattgaacttgaaaatccttttgatgaaaaatgagattttagtaaaagtgaggattaatgaaatgtttggaacaataaatgaaacaaatagcaaagcaaataagagacacaacgatatatagtggttcggcttaaaccaagcctaatccactaccttagcttctcactaaggatttttcaatcaatccactaaaacctcctatctctccggataagccctctagcaataagctaggaaattacaaccttttgcttaaacaagcaagccctctagctaTCTTGCTAGGAAATACAATCCCTTACTTCaacaagcaagtcctctagcactcttgctaggaaaaccaagaataatgcaaaagagaggatctaagagtagacactcttagttacaagatctctcaatataaatacaagacttaaacaagataatacaaatgataatcaaagcctttagagagaaaaatgaagcacaattgAAACAATGAAGCTCTTGAAAGAATGAACACTTGTAAGCTTTAAATCAATCCTCTTGGCTGGTTTGAATcacccatttgacttgtatttatagtcccTTGAGAGCCCATTCACGAATCTTGCTGTTGGTAGTAGAAAGAGCACTTTGggtgagtggaaaaactagccgttggggGTTTCTGCGACACAaatggtcgacagatgcaaggcatcggtcgacagattagcaaatatttaaaattcgatcgacagatgaagaagaacagtcgacagatgcataGGTATCGATTGACAGATGGCTTGAAGCACCACGAAATGACATTCTGTCAGTCGATAGATGCAAGAGCATCGGTCAACAGATGAGCTAAAACTAAGAGGCCGGTCGACAGATGATGAGGTATCTGTTGACAGATGAAGCCATCATTCAGGATATGCATACAGtacaacttatttacatttcttctGTTGGTCGATAGATGTAAGAGCATCGGTCAACAGATGGGCTAAAACTAAGAGGCTGGTCGACAAATGATGTGGTATTTGTTGAAAGATGAAGCCATAATTCAGGATATGCATACAGTACAACTTAtttgtcctcattttgttttatttatattttaccttccatttactttaatacataaatgtaaataagaaagtacccccaatttgaattcaataaaaatatctaaaaaatcaaaatctataagaataagaaagtagaatttgggttttagtacaaacttaggattttgcgattttaccacctccaagatatacactttctattttttgaaaaattcattaaaaatcgttttagcactaatggatagaatatatcaaaataccgagagttagttttctaaaaaaaaaacattttcttatatgtctccttataaggtgctagtcttctagacttagaaaaatactGAAACCTTACCAAAagaagtttcaaaacatgatgcatgaactaaagaatttttcagacatttgaattttgaaccaaaaccttttcaaaatatgaaaagcttgttttgaaagatgagataaatataaatgatttttcatatttaagattgatttttcatcaaacacatttatgttctagttggtcttttgccttagaacaattttaactctatgttgaccaacgacttcaaagctaatttgaaaatcattttaggagattcttttaagactaaatacttgactttgcaaatctccaactgatatggaaaatcataaatcattttggttttcattttaacaaagcacttgaaattgatttttgttgaaaaccatagatttgactcatgacttagggataaaacaacgtattattttttatcatcaaaactaaacacaagggtagaacatcactTACCTCCAGCcattatttatatgaaaaaccTGAATTGCAATTGAGTTGGATGCTTCCAATCAATCAGCCAAATGCACAACGATAGTGTATGCCCTTAGATTTGGACTTGATTGGAGACCCAAACTGCTTTCACTGTCTATATGACTGTGTTCTTATTCTAATAGAggaaccctctatttatagactaattAATGTCTATCTTCATTTAAACTAATCCCATCAAACtagtttgattcaatttgaaAGACAATTGTCACTCTTTATCTAGTGGATAAATACTATAGGAGATAATTACCTAATGGTTTAAAAGATATTTCTCAGATAAATAAGACCACCTAATGATAATTATACTAATAGATAATTATATAGAGAacatgtgtaacaccccgcttttctcttaccgagcgtgtcactatgctgggacccaaaatatacataaattatttttttctttctttctcggtacataatttaaccttaagtaccgaattccaaacaaaagcCCCagtaaatcattaaaaatgcggaagtaataatcgaaacttgatatggtacataatctattcactttatttataacataagaatccataccatagttaacatcatatccttaatattgaaatacataaatacatggagattccataatattctaacaaaactaatcatcaataaagcatcagttAAAACACGTCCGAGTCAGCTccctgaatccatcggccacgccatcacgtgccgtcatatctcaacctgctcatTGCCTGAGCTACAAGTCTAAACTAGAACGTGGAATGTTCTAGGAGCATAActcattagaagatgaaacttctagtgagggtccaaaacatatatacgaatgcatgatgcaataacatgaacaacatttgcccttagtgtaacttccctggcccgcaagcccggctaggaatcc
The Diospyros lotus cultivar Yz01 chromosome 12, ASM1463336v1, whole genome shotgun sequence DNA segment above includes these coding regions:
- the LOC127814204 gene encoding uncharacterized protein LOC127814204: MMCMRSFRSQTRRGSPCPLMKIFLEWVNSTTFTVIATMAPGGRNLRRKKIQGTNIQLPTITTRKNCQQESISNVQNIEKGGRVLRQKTINRTAIQFNSDKIDGSNENFVRLTKTINQS